A DNA window from Helianthus annuus cultivar XRQ/B chromosome 15, HanXRQr2.0-SUNRISE, whole genome shotgun sequence contains the following coding sequences:
- the LOC110907036 gene encoding proline-rich extensin-like protein EPR1 yields the protein MVSSSDTGVSDTVDPMAVVLDDEIPSEGDVYTSDTTSTDDDDFQPFALPDIGVEVRPADGIPARDLPLAVIPAPVPLAAFPVADVPLDVVSDDDIDLFEEGPPEDDYEGGAPIDVDAILPIAEAPVEEAPIGSPVLDSLESVASASLHDQGVQHHSPDVEPDVAMSAAPGPLHEFEFDHEVDDDFDPLFPPDFEPDHEIESIHMDQPLEVPMAPIDPLFDIPADFDMDLVDPEPVMVPEPVVALDPAPEHDPVPDDAPALVLPIADLPIVAPPLVDDPIVDAPLPDPVPALVDRAPFIAHIDPRYADTRNGWIEDDDYPPFVLPVTPPVAPVSAPTEFPLFHPHTTDVHRTDLLITLLQDIPPPRLGEGSSRQPPVSVPPVPSSFPFMS from the coding sequence atggtttCTTCTTCCGACACAGGAGTATCAGACACAGTGGACCCCATGGCGGTTGTGTTAGATGATGAGATACCATCTGAGGGAGATGTTTATACGTCAGATACCACGAGTACAGATGACGATGATTTTCAGCCGTTCGCTCTGCCAGACATCGGAGTTGAGGTTCGGCCTGCTGATGGCATTCCTGCTCGGGATCTAcctcttgcggtgatccctgctcccgtTCCACTTGCTGCTTTCCCCGTGGCGGATGTGCCACTCGATGTCGTGTCTGATGACGACATTGATCTATTCGAGGAGGGTCCCCCTGAGGACGactatgagggcggggccccGATTGATGTTGATGCTATCCTTCCTATTGCTGAGGCCCCTGTAGAGGAGGCTCCTATTGGCTCGCCTGTTCTAGACTCGTTGGAGTCTGTAGCATCTGCGTCTTTGCACGACCAGGGCGTGCAGCACCACTCTCCGGACGTTGAACCCGACGTAGCGATGTCAGCTGCACCTGGTCCGTTACACGAGTTTGAGTTTGACCATGAGGTCGATGACGATTTTGATCCACTTTTTCCTCCTGATTTTGAACCTGATCATGAGATCGAGTCTATTCATATGGACCAGCCCTTAGAGGTGCCAATGGCTCCCATTGATCCGTTGTTTGACATCCCTGCCGACTTTGATATGGACCTTGTTGACCCTGAGCCTGTCATGGTCCCAGAGCCTGTTGTTGCTCTTGATCCTGCAccggagcatgaccctgttcctGATGATGCACCAGCCCTTGTACTACCCATTGCTGATCTTCCCATTGTTGCACCACCATTGGTGGATGATCCTATTGTTGATGCACCTTTACCTGATCCCGTGCCGGCATTGGTTGACCGTGCACCTTTCATCGCTCACATAGATCCTCGTTATGCTgacacccgtaacgggtggatCGAGGATGATGATTACCCACCATTTGTGCTACCTGTCACTCCTCCCGTAGCACCTGTTTCCGCACCCACTGAGTTCCCATTGTTCCACCCACACACCACTGACGTCCACCGCACTGATCTTCTCATCACATTActccaggacataccgccacctcgtCTTGGGGAGGGTTCGTCGAGGCAGCCGCCTGTTTCCGTTCCACCTGTACCGTCATCATTTCCGTTCATGTCCTAG